In a single window of the Microbacterium sulfonylureivorans genome:
- a CDS encoding Ig-like domain-containing protein has product MLAAVALVFGVVPATAASAAGPAVVSVVTTITDAAGNPVSTVDAQTMTHYYVNVAYSCNVADCTGTKVDLPAVAVDPFYGTQRRETATYIFNPPYTPAPAVTGTPATGLSVNLGTVAAGTSGSFSIGYNIFSNPANAPAPGSYFLNGSPVTASATISAANSDNPATSTTNATWKSTVPNPSAALNGNSTTVAAGADVQVWPHYSFSGCGTWDYTIANYRGSPWLTCAQSYDATIQLPPNAVYVSSTGGVYNPLTHTVTFAETGVNAAGGVWNDPRTVVVRFPTTAYPTTAPGCLATETFTLSHTVTYLDGQVKTANASRNVQVGNCEPFAKANITKSYSTGATQNIPVAPAAPTTSGYWGVTVNNQSNVTGVGTIVDNTLNPPGLPTRAIQVNAGGPATIDYTLDNGTTGTVVVNNGTWYAAPAGRTITAATATSSPLLPVNTSPSGTANSPFTLLFWTTLSSGTSPGVRTNTATGSMAYPTTPTLTTTSLGPANGSVNLVDPVVTPPPVTFTSGAPAATVTGGGTAVVGSEVTWRTTGSMTNVPAGSTIRPQYSFIAPLGWEILPNGASFATAAPAGTTFDYRTVTYNGTQRQAVVATWPTAVTGTITLPQLVVRSTPTLAAPAGVNTQTATALLGDAENSIVNTYTTNRYNDATDLDGDGATADAFARAEANTSLAATRGFAVTKEICRPETSAADGCDWISDPDIKVGVPPAATSIKYRITVKNTGNADLTGVNLYDVLPFIGDTGTSTATAGVPRGSTVKETLASVSNIDAGVTLAYSASTNPPRPEVYSGATTGDWTASLVGASALRATIASLPFAGSKSFVYEASLVGGSADQVACNSVAGAANLLAAIEPRAVCATTEESDLRIVAASRFPLQIGRVGAVPFTVTNLGGSATAPATAAFAVPSGVDIVDVGNAGWDCDAADTTGPTVVTCRPVAGDGVTARTLALDAPETLTFDLRPTASAASTTCVTGDIAGIYNDPNAANDTAVSCSTVTAASPEIDVTKTDGVDTVEVGAETTYTLTATNGLTGEALNGVLVTDTLPAGLEFVSASPGITVSGQEITWNVGSLTAAGTVGDGTATTGAAGSSAQATVTVRVLPGTKDTVVNTATVEASDPADGSVTLSDTASDTDSVVNVFTALDPAETTPQNTAVTTALADIVTAAGAPLDPASATAQTAPQHGAITIDPATGAVTYTPDAGYAGPDAYEIRVCDTSAPVQCTVAGATVTVEQNTVTAVDDDATTSVGAAVTTDVRANDTSASGQSLAFPTVTVAGANGTATVQGDGTVTYAPDAGFSGADAYTYEVCDTSSPTPVCDTATVDVLMHNVFVDGPAADANGGIGTAQNTPVTTPLADIVTTTGAALDATTVAEVDAPRHGSISIDPVTGAVTYTPQTGYGGTDTYEVSVCDTAAPQECHSVIVGITVPPNVVTAVDDDAQTLTGQAVTTDVRANDESESAQPFAPPTIITAPDHGAAVVNGDGTVTYTPAPGYSGTDSYRYELCDTSFPVASCDSATVTVTMGNVFVDGPAAAANAGVDTAQNTAVTTPLDDIVTTLGAPVDPTEVTQVTAPQHGSISIAASGAVTYTPTAGYSGPDAYTVHVCDTATPSQCHDVTVGVTVAANVVTAVDDPAATTADQPVTTPVLANDTSASGQPLAIPTVTAQPAGGTVTVNGAGALVYTPDDAFSGADSYAYEICDTSAPTPVCDTATVTVDVANVFVDGPAAAANDGIGTTQNVAVTTPLADILTADGSPVDATTVTEATSPQHGSIAVDPATGAVTYTPTPGYSGADAYTVTACDGATPQECHDVTVAVEVADNVVTAVDDVATTEAGQDVVTDVRGNDTSASGQAFAIPTVTNESSSGATAVNADGTITFTPAAAWSGATSYTYEVCDTSTPDPVCDTAEVAVTVDNVFAEGTAAASRDGITVAHNGAITAVLADIVTASGASLDPTTMAQESAPSHGDLTIDPVTGDVTYTPTAGYAGPDSFAVEVCDTATPQQCRSVTVAAQVEPNTVSAENDAAATDAGQSVASDVRANDTSASGQSFALPSVTAQAANGVAAVNGDGTITYTPNASFSGTDEYTYEVCDTSHPDPVCDTATVSLEIANVFIHGPAAEENIGVEVAQNSSVTTPLADIVTAAGMPLDPATTTEVTAPEHGSITIGATAGRLGFAAPAAGGGAVTYTPAPGYSGPDSYEVTVCDTATPQECDTVVIAVRVLPNTVAAPDHAIATRVDETAEPLDVHAGASSASGQPFAAPPAVTAEPEHGTVVVNADDTITYTPDAGYDGADAFTYELCDTSSPTPVCDTGVVNVTVEPVADLAVTKTLDVLAVVASKPISYLIATTNNGPSVATDVRTVDPIPAGILNPVGAPDDAVPGADCETRPTLASDLEGLAPEYGPYSLASHPNVVECTYPELPVGVTIYDTIVGTVDPALAAGADVVNQAVALSAAYDPVLADNLAAAEGDVVVLPPVISDLATTGGELRAWVLVAGLAALIAGAGCLIVAVVRSRRRSTI; this is encoded by the coding sequence GTGCTCGCGGCGGTCGCCCTGGTGTTCGGCGTCGTCCCCGCCACGGCCGCCAGCGCCGCGGGTCCGGCTGTGGTGTCGGTCGTCACCACGATCACGGACGCCGCCGGGAACCCGGTCAGCACCGTGGATGCGCAGACGATGACGCACTACTACGTGAACGTCGCGTACAGCTGCAACGTCGCGGACTGCACGGGCACGAAGGTGGATCTCCCCGCAGTGGCTGTCGACCCGTTCTACGGGACGCAGCGCCGTGAGACCGCCACGTACATCTTCAACCCGCCGTACACGCCCGCTCCCGCTGTCACCGGCACGCCCGCGACCGGGCTGTCCGTGAACCTGGGGACCGTGGCTGCGGGTACCAGCGGGTCGTTCAGCATCGGCTACAACATCTTCTCCAACCCGGCGAACGCTCCTGCGCCGGGCTCGTACTTCCTGAACGGCTCGCCGGTGACGGCGTCTGCGACCATCTCGGCCGCGAATTCCGACAACCCCGCCACGAGCACCACGAACGCGACATGGAAGAGCACGGTCCCGAACCCGTCTGCGGCGCTCAACGGGAACTCGACCACCGTGGCAGCGGGCGCCGATGTTCAGGTGTGGCCCCACTACAGCTTCTCCGGATGCGGCACCTGGGACTATACGATCGCCAACTACCGGGGCTCGCCGTGGCTCACGTGCGCGCAGTCCTATGACGCGACGATTCAGCTGCCACCGAACGCGGTGTACGTTTCCAGCACCGGCGGGGTGTACAACCCGCTCACCCACACGGTCACGTTCGCTGAGACGGGTGTGAACGCTGCCGGCGGCGTGTGGAACGACCCCAGGACGGTCGTGGTGCGATTCCCGACGACGGCGTACCCGACGACCGCGCCGGGCTGTCTGGCGACGGAGACGTTCACCCTCTCGCACACCGTCACCTACCTTGACGGCCAGGTGAAGACCGCCAATGCCAGCCGGAACGTCCAGGTGGGCAACTGTGAACCATTCGCCAAGGCGAACATCACCAAGAGCTATTCGACCGGTGCGACGCAGAACATCCCGGTCGCCCCCGCTGCACCGACAACGAGCGGCTACTGGGGTGTGACCGTCAACAACCAGTCGAACGTGACCGGTGTCGGCACCATCGTCGACAACACTCTCAACCCACCGGGTTTGCCGACTCGCGCGATTCAGGTCAACGCCGGTGGTCCGGCAACCATCGACTACACGCTGGACAACGGCACCACAGGAACCGTAGTCGTCAACAACGGCACCTGGTACGCCGCACCGGCGGGGCGGACCATCACTGCTGCGACAGCCACATCGTCACCGCTCCTCCCGGTGAACACCTCGCCGTCAGGAACCGCGAACAGCCCTTTCACCTTGCTGTTCTGGACCACGCTGTCGTCGGGAACGTCGCCGGGGGTGCGGACCAACACTGCGACGGGTTCGATGGCGTACCCCACGACGCCGACGCTCACCACGACAAGCCTCGGACCGGCCAACGGAAGCGTCAACCTCGTGGACCCGGTTGTGACGCCGCCTCCGGTCACCTTCACGTCAGGCGCTCCCGCGGCGACGGTCACCGGCGGCGGCACCGCTGTCGTCGGCAGTGAGGTGACCTGGCGGACGACCGGCTCGATGACGAACGTGCCCGCAGGATCGACGATCCGGCCGCAGTACTCCTTCATCGCTCCGCTCGGATGGGAGATCCTCCCGAACGGGGCGTCTTTCGCCACCGCGGCCCCGGCGGGTACGACGTTCGACTACCGCACGGTCACCTACAACGGGACGCAGCGGCAGGCCGTCGTCGCGACGTGGCCGACGGCGGTGACGGGCACCATCACGCTGCCGCAGCTCGTGGTGCGGTCCACGCCGACCCTTGCCGCGCCCGCAGGTGTGAACACTCAGACGGCGACGGCACTGCTCGGTGACGCCGAGAACAGCATCGTCAACACCTACACGACCAATCGGTACAACGACGCCACCGACCTGGACGGTGACGGTGCGACCGCGGACGCGTTCGCCCGCGCGGAGGCGAACACGTCGCTGGCCGCCACCCGTGGGTTCGCGGTGACGAAGGAGATCTGCCGGCCCGAGACCTCCGCCGCTGACGGCTGCGACTGGATCTCCGACCCCGACATCAAGGTCGGTGTGCCGCCGGCAGCCACCTCGATCAAATACCGCATCACCGTCAAGAACACCGGCAACGCCGACCTGACCGGCGTGAACCTGTACGACGTGCTCCCGTTCATCGGCGACACCGGAACCTCCACAGCGACCGCCGGCGTGCCCCGCGGCAGCACGGTCAAGGAGACCCTCGCGTCCGTCAGCAACATCGACGCCGGTGTCACCCTTGCCTACTCCGCATCGACGAACCCGCCCCGCCCCGAGGTGTACTCGGGTGCGACGACGGGGGACTGGACGGCGTCGCTGGTGGGCGCCAGCGCGCTGCGCGCCACCATCGCCAGCCTGCCGTTCGCCGGTTCGAAGTCGTTCGTGTACGAGGCATCCCTCGTCGGTGGTTCCGCTGACCAGGTCGCCTGCAACTCCGTCGCCGGTGCTGCGAACCTGCTTGCGGCGATCGAGCCGCGCGCGGTGTGTGCCACCACAGAGGAGTCGGACCTGCGCATCGTCGCCGCGTCGCGCTTCCCGCTGCAGATCGGACGAGTCGGCGCAGTCCCCTTCACCGTCACGAACCTCGGTGGTTCGGCGACGGCGCCGGCGACCGCGGCGTTCGCGGTGCCCTCGGGGGTGGACATCGTCGATGTCGGCAACGCCGGCTGGGACTGCGATGCCGCCGACACCACCGGCCCGACGGTCGTCACCTGCAGGCCGGTCGCCGGTGATGGGGTGACCGCGCGCACACTTGCCCTGGACGCGCCGGAGACCCTCACGTTCGACCTGCGCCCGACCGCATCCGCGGCGAGCACCACCTGTGTCACGGGCGACATCGCCGGAATCTACAACGACCCGAACGCCGCGAACGACACGGCTGTGTCGTGCTCCACCGTGACGGCTGCGAGCCCGGAGATCGACGTCACCAAGACCGACGGCGTCGACACGGTCGAGGTCGGCGCGGAGACCACGTACACGCTCACCGCGACCAACGGGCTCACCGGCGAGGCACTGAACGGGGTGCTGGTCACCGACACCCTCCCCGCCGGTCTCGAGTTCGTCTCGGCAAGCCCGGGCATCACCGTGAGCGGTCAGGAGATCACGTGGAACGTCGGCTCGCTCACCGCGGCCGGCACCGTCGGTGACGGCACGGCGACCACCGGCGCCGCCGGGTCTTCCGCGCAGGCGACGGTGACGGTCCGCGTGCTCCCGGGCACGAAGGACACGGTCGTCAACACCGCCACGGTGGAGGCATCCGACCCCGCGGACGGCTCTGTGACGCTGAGCGACACGGCATCCGACACCGACAGCGTCGTGAACGTGTTCACGGCCCTCGACCCGGCGGAGACGACCCCGCAGAACACGGCTGTGACCACGGCGCTCGCCGACATCGTCACCGCCGCGGGTGCGCCGCTGGATCCGGCCTCGGCGACCGCGCAGACCGCTCCGCAACACGGCGCAATCACGATCGACCCCGCCACCGGTGCGGTGACCTACACGCCGGATGCCGGCTACGCCGGGCCTGACGCGTACGAGATCCGGGTCTGCGACACGTCCGCTCCCGTGCAGTGCACGGTGGCCGGTGCGACGGTCACCGTCGAGCAGAACACGGTGACCGCCGTGGACGACGACGCGACGACCTCGGTGGGCGCGGCGGTCACGACGGACGTCCGGGCGAACGACACGTCGGCGTCCGGCCAGTCGCTGGCCTTCCCGACGGTGACGGTCGCCGGTGCGAACGGCACCGCGACCGTCCAGGGCGACGGAACGGTCACGTACGCGCCGGACGCCGGATTCAGCGGTGCGGATGCCTACACCTACGAGGTCTGCGACACGTCGTCTCCGACCCCGGTGTGCGACACGGCCACCGTCGACGTGCTGATGCACAACGTGTTCGTCGACGGTCCTGCCGCCGACGCGAACGGCGGCATCGGCACTGCGCAGAACACGCCGGTCACGACGCCCCTCGCCGACATCGTCACCACCACGGGCGCGGCGCTCGACGCGACCACGGTCGCCGAGGTCGACGCGCCACGGCACGGCAGCATCAGCATCGACCCTGTGACCGGCGCCGTCACGTACACGCCGCAGACGGGGTACGGCGGCACGGACACGTACGAGGTGAGCGTGTGCGACACCGCTGCCCCGCAGGAGTGCCATTCGGTCATCGTCGGCATCACCGTGCCCCCGAACGTGGTCACGGCCGTCGACGACGACGCGCAGACGCTGACAGGCCAGGCGGTCACGACCGACGTGCGCGCCAACGACGAGTCCGAGAGCGCCCAGCCGTTCGCGCCCCCGACGATCATCACCGCACCGGACCACGGTGCGGCCGTGGTCAACGGCGACGGCACGGTCACCTATACGCCCGCACCCGGATACAGCGGCACCGACTCCTACCGCTACGAGCTGTGCGACACGTCGTTCCCGGTCGCATCCTGCGACAGCGCCACCGTCACGGTCACGATGGGCAACGTGTTCGTCGACGGCCCGGCGGCAGCTGCCAACGCCGGCGTCGACACGGCGCAGAACACCGCGGTGACGACCCCGCTCGACGACATCGTCACCACGCTCGGCGCTCCCGTCGATCCGACGGAGGTCACCCAGGTGACGGCGCCGCAGCACGGATCGATCTCGATCGCGGCATCCGGTGCGGTGACCTACACGCCGACCGCCGGATACTCGGGCCCTGACGCCTACACCGTGCACGTCTGCGACACGGCGACGCCATCGCAGTGCCACGACGTCACGGTGGGCGTCACGGTCGCCGCCAATGTGGTGACGGCCGTCGACGACCCCGCGGCGACCACGGCCGACCAGCCCGTCACCACCCCGGTCCTCGCGAACGACACCAGCGCGAGCGGGCAGCCGCTCGCCATCCCGACGGTGACCGCGCAGCCGGCGGGTGGCACCGTGACCGTGAACGGTGCCGGTGCTCTCGTCTACACGCCCGATGACGCGTTCAGCGGTGCGGACTCGTACGCGTACGAGATCTGCGACACGTCGGCGCCCACCCCGGTGTGCGACACGGCGACCGTCACGGTCGACGTCGCGAACGTGTTCGTCGACGGGCCCGCTGCGGCCGCGAACGACGGCATCGGGACGACGCAGAACGTCGCGGTGACCACGCCGCTGGCCGACATCCTCACCGCCGACGGGTCACCGGTCGACGCCACCACGGTCACCGAGGCGACGTCGCCGCAGCACGGCAGCATCGCGGTGGATCCGGCCACGGGCGCCGTCACCTACACGCCCACGCCCGGCTACTCGGGTGCCGATGCGTACACCGTCACCGCCTGTGACGGCGCGACCCCGCAGGAATGCCACGACGTCACCGTCGCCGTAGAGGTCGCGGACAACGTCGTGACGGCCGTCGACGACGTGGCGACCACCGAGGCGGGGCAGGATGTCGTCACCGACGTCCGGGGCAATGACACCTCCGCGTCCGGCCAGGCCTTCGCGATTCCGACCGTGACGAATGAGTCTTCGTCCGGAGCCACCGCCGTGAACGCGGACGGCACCATCACGTTCACCCCGGCCGCCGCATGGAGCGGAGCGACCTCGTACACCTACGAGGTGTGCGACACGTCCACCCCCGACCCCGTCTGCGACACCGCCGAGGTCGCGGTCACCGTCGACAACGTCTTCGCCGAAGGCACCGCAGCCGCCAGTCGCGACGGCATCACCGTCGCTCACAACGGTGCGATCACCGCGGTGCTCGCCGACATCGTCACGGCGTCCGGCGCTTCGCTCGACCCGACGACGATGGCGCAGGAGTCGGCGCCGTCGCACGGCGACCTGACCATCGACCCCGTCACCGGCGACGTCACGTACACGCCGACGGCCGGCTACGCGGGGCCCGACTCGTTCGCCGTCGAGGTGTGCGACACGGCCACGCCGCAGCAGTGCCGCAGCGTCACGGTGGCGGCGCAGGTCGAGCCGAACACCGTCTCCGCCGAGAACGACGCGGCGGCGACCGACGCGGGCCAGTCCGTCGCCAGCGACGTGCGCGCCAACGACACGTCCGCGTCCGGACAGTCCTTCGCGCTCCCGTCGGTGACCGCGCAGGCGGCGAACGGCGTCGCGGCGGTGAACGGCGACGGGACGATCACCTACACGCCGAACGCGAGCTTCTCCGGAACAGACGAGTACACGTACGAGGTCTGCGACACGTCGCACCCCGACCCCGTGTGCGACACGGCCACCGTCTCGCTGGAGATCGCGAACGTCTTCATCCACGGTCCCGCGGCCGAGGAGAACATCGGCGTCGAGGTCGCGCAGAACTCGAGCGTCACCACCCCGCTCGCCGACATCGTCACCGCGGCCGGCATGCCGCTCGACCCTGCGACGACCACCGAGGTGACCGCGCCCGAGCACGGCAGCATCACCATCGGCGCCACGGCAGGTCGGCTCGGGTTCGCCGCGCCGGCCGCCGGCGGCGGTGCGGTGACCTACACGCCGGCGCCGGGATACTCGGGTCCGGACTCCTACGAGGTGACTGTCTGCGATACCGCCACACCGCAGGAGTGCGACACGGTGGTCATCGCGGTCCGCGTCCTGCCGAACACGGTCGCGGCACCGGACCACGCCATCGCCACCCGTGTGGACGAGACGGCCGAGCCTCTGGACGTGCACGCCGGCGCGTCGTCCGCATCCGGTCAGCCGTTCGCCGCGCCGCCGGCGGTCACCGCCGAGCCTGAGCACGGAACGGTCGTCGTGAACGCCGACGACACGATCACGTACACGCCCGATGCGGGGTACGACGGCGCGGACGCCTTCACCTACGAGCTGTGCGACACGTCCAGCCCGACCCCCGTCTGCGACACGGGCGTGGTCAACGTGACCGTCGAGCCGGTCGCCGACCTCGCAGTGACCAAGACGCTCGACGTCCTGGCGGTGGTGGCGAGCAAGCCGATCAGCTACCTCATCGCCACGACCAACAACGGCCCGTCGGTGGCGACCGACGTCCGCACGGTCGACCCGATCCCCGCGGGCATCCTGAACCCCGTCGGCGCGCCCGACGATGCCGTGCCCGGCGCAGACTGCGAGACCCGGCCCACGCTCGCGAGCGATCTCGAGGGACTGGCGCCCGAGTACGGCCCGTACTCACTGGCGTCGCACCCGAACGTCGTCGAGTGCACGTATCCGGAGCTTCCGGTGGGCGTGACGATCTACGACACGATCGTGGGCACCGTCGACCCCGCGCTCGCCGCGGGTGCGGACGTCGTCAACCAGGCCGTCGCGCTCTCGGCGGCCTACGACCCGGTGCTCGCCGACAACCTCGCCGCAGCGGAGGGCGACGTCGTCGTCCTGCCTCCGGTGATCTCCGACCTTGCGACCACAGGCGGTGAGCTGCGGGCGTGGGTGCTCGTCGCGGGGCTCGCCGCGCTGATCGCAGGGGCGGGATGCCTCATCGTCGCCGTCGTTCGCAGCCGCCGGCGGTCGACGATCTGA
- a CDS encoding LuxR C-terminal-related transcriptional regulator: MSLAATSSFPWTRFRPPETQRGALARPRLTALLDDAVASERITVVSAPSGYGKTSAVSMWAASRPEPVAWLSLSVYDADPAQLGLSVIEALQSSARRGPSSVAPLLGVDPQAEVTGDTYRALCEALAEIEGTTVLVVDDAHRTGDALSESLLGALIDSAPDSLRIVLVGTPALEISLSRHILSTYAKTVSADDLAFDATEIAALAAGTRFEHDDGALLRETRGWPIAVRAVLVGGAYPSALEPGSRPRLLHEYVRDFVLRSLPPQLTDFVLATTVRPDVTASLAAALSGRPDAGGLLEQAVKLGLFLDRFRSGRRTAYRWHPVFAQECRAILAATDPERLTLLQKTAARFLSDVDPLASAAHWLEAGEAECALEVLLDGWVTAVVGTEAAALDRLCIELPAPLRTDPRVMLIRACAQDVLGGSTHAKLLFAQAEAAAAERPALPRYDSTLALTRLFLLDQRADVAAASADVRARLSAAAPGHRRTRAAVLYLLGWAELRHRGDPAAIVELLQSALREADAIGDVHLARRAASQLAFAQAWGGHLKRARTTLSMLGNGSAEDPGPWGYYAGEGAGSAAGFVAYWANDLEDADREFSRVIDGGGAARAFAGIARMMLAFTAAAMNDPLVQRRAARELAAMPKIETHGLSWPAFRLAASAVLEEAAGNRARAMALARSQAEATDVPLVAVTLSGILRRGGEVTSALRLIENQRAYADIAYVHVAQLTTSAVLQERRDDLTGAHGLLDEALRLASREGIRKPFCEDDPVIRRMLGEHLRWGTAHEELIASFLAPQEPPTIRGKLTSMERAVLERLRTDATVIEIADTLGISVNTVKTHQRAIYRKLGASTRREAVRLLH; encoded by the coding sequence ATGTCGCTCGCCGCCACCTCGTCCTTCCCCTGGACGCGATTCAGACCGCCCGAGACACAGCGGGGCGCTCTCGCGCGGCCTCGACTCACGGCGCTCCTCGACGATGCCGTCGCGTCCGAGCGCATCACGGTCGTCTCGGCGCCGAGCGGATACGGCAAGACCTCCGCGGTGAGCATGTGGGCGGCGTCCCGACCCGAACCGGTCGCCTGGCTGAGCCTGAGCGTGTATGACGCCGACCCGGCGCAACTCGGACTGAGCGTGATCGAGGCGCTCCAGTCATCCGCCCGCCGCGGACCTTCGTCGGTCGCACCGCTGCTGGGAGTCGACCCCCAGGCCGAGGTGACCGGAGACACGTATCGGGCGCTCTGCGAGGCCCTCGCCGAGATCGAGGGGACGACGGTGCTGGTCGTCGACGACGCCCATCGGACGGGCGACGCGCTGAGCGAGAGCCTGCTGGGTGCGCTCATCGACTCGGCGCCGGACTCGCTCCGCATCGTCCTGGTCGGCACGCCCGCACTCGAGATCAGCCTGTCCCGCCACATCCTGAGCACGTACGCGAAGACGGTGAGCGCCGACGACCTCGCGTTCGACGCGACCGAGATCGCCGCCCTGGCGGCCGGTACGCGCTTCGAGCACGACGACGGCGCCCTCCTGCGCGAGACGCGCGGATGGCCGATCGCCGTCCGCGCGGTGCTGGTCGGCGGCGCGTACCCGTCAGCGCTCGAACCCGGTTCCCGGCCGCGGCTCCTGCACGAGTACGTCCGCGACTTCGTCCTCCGCTCGCTGCCGCCTCAGCTCACCGACTTCGTGCTGGCCACCACGGTCCGCCCGGACGTCACGGCGAGCCTGGCGGCGGCGCTGTCGGGTCGCCCCGACGCCGGCGGACTCCTCGAGCAGGCAGTCAAGCTGGGGCTCTTCCTCGACCGCTTCCGCTCGGGCCGTCGCACGGCATACCGGTGGCACCCCGTGTTCGCCCAGGAGTGCCGCGCCATCCTGGCGGCCACCGACCCCGAGCGCCTGACGCTGCTGCAGAAGACGGCCGCCCGTTTCCTCAGCGACGTCGACCCGCTCGCCTCCGCCGCCCACTGGCTCGAGGCCGGCGAGGCGGAGTGCGCACTGGAGGTGCTCCTCGACGGATGGGTCACCGCCGTCGTCGGCACGGAGGCGGCCGCACTGGATCGCCTCTGCATCGAGCTGCCCGCTCCCCTGCGCACCGACCCGCGGGTCATGCTCATCCGCGCCTGCGCGCAGGACGTGCTCGGCGGCAGCACCCATGCGAAGCTCCTGTTCGCTCAGGCCGAAGCGGCCGCGGCCGAGCGCCCGGCCCTCCCGCGCTACGACAGCACGCTCGCGCTGACCCGCCTGTTCCTGCTGGACCAGCGCGCGGATGTCGCGGCTGCGAGCGCCGACGTCCGCGCACGGCTGTCCGCGGCGGCACCCGGCCACCGTCGCACCCGCGCGGCGGTGCTCTACCTGCTCGGCTGGGCTGAACTCCGACATCGCGGCGACCCCGCCGCGATCGTGGAGCTCCTGCAGTCGGCCCTGCGCGAAGCGGACGCCATCGGGGATGTGCACCTGGCCCGTCGGGCCGCCAGCCAGCTCGCCTTCGCGCAGGCGTGGGGCGGTCACCTGAAACGCGCGCGCACCACGCTGTCGATGCTCGGCAACGGATCGGCAGAGGATCCGGGGCCGTGGGGCTACTACGCCGGTGAGGGCGCGGGCTCCGCCGCCGGATTCGTCGCGTACTGGGCGAATGACCTCGAAGACGCCGACCGCGAATTCTCGCGCGTGATCGACGGTGGCGGCGCCGCACGGGCCTTCGCGGGAATCGCGCGCATGATGCTCGCGTTCACAGCGGCGGCGATGAACGACCCTCTCGTCCAGCGGCGCGCGGCGCGAGAGCTCGCCGCCATGCCGAAGATCGAGACCCACGGCCTCTCCTGGCCGGCGTTCCGGCTCGCGGCATCCGCTGTCCTCGAGGAGGCAGCCGGCAATCGGGCGCGTGCGATGGCGCTGGCGCGCTCACAGGCGGAGGCGACCGACGTTCCCCTCGTCGCGGTCACCCTCTCGGGAATCCTGCGTCGCGGCGGCGAAGTCACAAGTGCCCTGCGCCTGATCGAGAATCAGCGCGCATACGCGGACATCGCGTACGTGCACGTCGCTCAGCTCACGACCTCGGCCGTGCTTCAGGAGCGCCGCGACGACCTCACCGGAGCCCACGGCCTTCTCGACGAGGCGCTGCGCCTGGCGTCGCGCGAAGGCATCCGCAAGCCGTTCTGTGAGGACGACCCGGTGATCCGCCGGATGCTCGGCGAGCACCTCAGGTGGGGCACCGCGCACGAGGAGCTCATCGCGTCGTTCCTGGCACCGCAGGAGCCGCCGACGATCCGCGGCAAGCTGACGTCGATGGAACGGGCGGTTCTCGAGCGCCTGCGCACCGATGCGACCGTCATCGAGATCGCCGACACCCTCGGCATCTCGGTGAACACCGTCAAGACCCACCAGCGCGCGATCTACCGCAAGCTCGGAGCGTCGACGCGCCGCGAAGCCGTCCGGCTCCTGCACTGA
- a CDS encoding glucose-6-phosphate dehydrogenase, producing MKVVASSDWRDDLAFETPTLVAEVSPGEATRCSVCGGDSEPLPRTELWAVKHRHPKQHGGYVRFYCQTHLPAIPAPKPVAAAPARRAAGSSERRTTAPRRPTSVEDRPRAVCPTCWVEVPSTGVCGVCGETIV from the coding sequence ATGAAGGTCGTCGCGTCCTCCGATTGGCGAGACGACCTCGCATTCGAGACCCCCACTCTCGTCGCCGAGGTCTCCCCGGGCGAGGCCACTCGCTGCTCGGTCTGCGGAGGCGACTCCGAGCCGCTGCCGCGCACCGAGCTCTGGGCGGTCAAGCACCGCCACCCGAAGCAGCACGGCGGCTACGTCCGGTTCTACTGCCAGACGCACCTGCCCGCGATCCCGGCGCCGAAGCCCGTCGCCGCGGCACCCGCCCGACGGGCGGCAGGCAGCAGCGAGCGTCGCACGACGGCTCCGCGCCGACCCACCTCGGTCGAGGATCGCCCGCGTGCGGTCTGCCCGACGTGCTGGGTCGAGGTCCCCTCGACCGGTGTGTGCGGGGTGTGCGGCGAGACCATCGTCTGA
- a CDS encoding DUF3806 domain-containing protein, translating to MKEITDLTEEEADWVAGHVATLERLDVALDPVALDAYLERARASAGAQDPTPLVNLVGAGVGQILAERLGLRWVTVVDKHGTRPALYGDAKKTVVFPLDAVARRWEGGSVGLAQYVAETGAMIVRLRAPKAV from the coding sequence ATGAAGGAGATCACCGACCTCACCGAGGAGGAGGCCGACTGGGTCGCCGGTCACGTCGCGACCCTGGAGCGTCTCGACGTCGCCCTCGATCCCGTCGCGCTCGACGCCTACCTCGAGCGGGCGCGCGCTTCGGCGGGCGCGCAGGACCCCACGCCGCTCGTGAACCTCGTCGGCGCCGGAGTCGGCCAGATCCTCGCCGAGCGGCTGGGACTGCGATGGGTGACGGTCGTGGACAAGCACGGGACCCGGCCGGCGCTCTACGGCGACGCGAAGAAGACGGTGGTGTTCCCGCTGGATGCCGTCGCCCGGCGCTGGGAGGGCGGCTCGGTCGGTCTCGCCCAGTACGTCGCGGAGACCGGGGCGATGATCGTGCGGCTGCGGGCGCCGAAGGCGGTCTGA